The segment CGAACGCCCGCTACCGCAAGGCGGTGACGGCCGAGGAGGTGGCGGCCTCCGCGGTGGTCGCCGATCCGCTGCGGCTGCTGGACATCTGCGCGACCTCCGACGGGGGCGCGGCCCTGGTGCTGTCCGGCATGGAGTTCGCGCGGGCGCGCGGGGTGGCCGACCCGGTGCGGATCCGGGCGGTGTCGACGGTGACGCCCACGTATCCGCGTACCGTGCTGGACCTGCCGGACATCGCCACCGACTCGGTGGTGGCCGTGGCTGCGGCGGCGGGCTCCTTCCGGGCGTCGATCGCACGGGCGGCGTACGAGGAGGCGGGGGTGGGGCCGGAGGACCTGTCGCTGGCCGAGGTGTACGACCTGTCGACCGCGCTGGAGCTGGAGTGGTACGAGGACATCGGCCTGTGCGGTGAGGGCGAGGGGGCCAAGCTCGTCCGGGAGGGGGCGACCGCGCTCGGCGGGCGGGTGCCCGTCAACGCCAGCGGAGGGCTGGCCTCCTTCGGGGAGGCGGTGCCGGCACAGGCCATCGCCCAGGTGTGCGAGCTGACCTGGCAGCTGCGCGGGACGGCGGGGGCCCGGCAGGTGCCGGGGGCGCGGGTGGGGATCACCGCGAACCAGGGGTTGTTCGGGCACGGCTCGGCCGTCGTGGCGGTGCGCTGAGAAGTGCCGGGTGCCCTTCACCAGCGGGCGGGGCGGGCCGGGAGAAGTGCTGCCGCCGGAGTGCTTGACGCTCCCCGGCGGCGGGTTCACACTCTCCCCACGGTCCCGCGCCGGGACCCCCGCAGCCCCCCATGTGAGCCGCGGCCCGTACCCCAGTCGGCGGGGGTACGGGCCGCCTCCACGCGCTCGGTCCGGTCAGGCTCCGGCCGTCAGGCTGGCCCGGCGGGCCCGGGCCAGCGACATGGCGTGTTCCACGACTCCCACCAGCACGTCCTTGACCGATTCGCGGTCGCGGGCGTCGCAGAGCAGTACCGGCACCTCCGGGTCGAGGTCGAGGGCCTCGCGGATGGTCACCACCGGATGGCGTTCGGCCCCGTCGAAGCAGTTGACCGCGACGAGGAACGGCAGGCCGCGCCGCTCGAAGTAGTCGATGGCGGCGAAGCAGTCGGCGAGCCGTCGGGTGTCGGCGAGCACGACGGCACCGAGCGAGCCCTGGGAGAGCTCGTCCCACAGGAACCAGAAACGGTCCTGGCCGGGGGTGCCGAAGAGGTAGAGCACCAGGTCCTCGCGGAGGGTGATGCGGCCGAAGTCCATGGCCACGGTCGTGGTGCTCTTCTGCTCCACTCCCCCGGTGTCGTCGATGCCGACGCCCGGCTCGGAAAGCGTCTCCTCCGTCCGCAGCGGACGGATCTCGCTCACCGCACTGACCAGGGTGGTCTTGCCCACCCCGAAGCCTCCCGCGACCAGGATCTTCAAGGTCAGCGGTTCGACCGGCGAGACGGCGTGCATCGCACCGGTGCGGCTAGAGCGCCCGAAGGCCATCGATCACCTCACGCAGAATGGATTCGTCGGGCAGTTCGGCCGGCGGGACCGGCCGGGTCACGTGGACCAGGGAGTCGTCCACGAGGTCGCCGATGAGGACCCGGACGACGCCGATGGCGAGGTCCAGGTCCGCGGCCAGCTCGGCGACGGACTGGGGGCGTTCCCGGCACAGCCCGAGGATGTGGGCGTGTTCCGGGGACAGGGTCAGGTCCCAGACCGGATCGTCGGCCGCCGGTTCGGCGACGACCAGGGCGATCAGGTCGAGGCGGTGCCGGGCGGCGTGCTGGGTCCGGCCCCGGGTCATGGCGTACGGGCGTACGACGGGCCCCGCCTCGTCGTCGAACCAGTGCGGG is part of the Streptomyces katrae genome and harbors:
- a CDS encoding lipid-transfer protein; translated protein: MSGQAGGEVAVLGAGMHPWGKWGRSFVEYGRAAATAALADAGLEWTDVDSVVGADTVRGGYPGYVAGATFARALGWQGARVTSVYAACASGAQAIGAARAQILAGLADVVLVVGADAAPKGFFAPAGGDRPDDPDWLRFRVLGATNPAYFGLYARRRMALYGDTGEDFAQVKVKNSAAGALNPNARYRKAVTAEEVAASAVVADPLRLLDICATSDGGAALVLSGMEFARARGVADPVRIRAVSTVTPTYPRTVLDLPDIATDSVVAVAAAAGSFRASIARAAYEEAGVGPEDLSLAEVYDLSTALELEWYEDIGLCGEGEGAKLVREGATALGGRVPVNASGGLASFGEAVPAQAIAQVCELTWQLRGTAGARQVPGARVGITANQGLFGHGSAVVAVR
- a CDS encoding DUF742 domain-containing protein, whose product is MSDPGHDHLPDSPAPAGTPGAAHGGGHPHWFDDEAGPVVRPYAMTRGRTQHAARHRLDLIALVVAEPAADDPVWDLTLSPEHAHILGLCRERPQSVAELAADLDLAIGVVRVLIGDLVDDSLVHVTRPVPPAELPDESILREVIDGLRAL
- a CDS encoding GTP-binding protein, with amino-acid sequence MAFGRSSRTGAMHAVSPVEPLTLKILVAGGFGVGKTTLVSAVSEIRPLRTEETLSEPGVGIDDTGGVEQKSTTTVAMDFGRITLREDLVLYLFGTPGQDRFWFLWDELSQGSLGAVVLADTRRLADCFAAIDYFERRGLPFLVAVNCFDGAERHPVVTIREALDLDPEVPVLLCDARDRESVKDVLVGVVEHAMSLARARRASLTAGA